A single genomic interval of Lynx canadensis isolate LIC74 chromosome A2, mLynCan4.pri.v2, whole genome shotgun sequence harbors:
- the BET1 gene encoding BET1 homolog, with product MRRAGLGEGVPPGNYGNYGYANSGYSACEEENERLTESLRSKVTAIKSLSIEIGHEVKHQNKLLAEMDSQFDSTTGFLGKTMGKLKILSRGSQTKLLCYMMLFSLFVFFVIYWIIKLR from the exons ATGAGGCGTGCAGGCCTGG GTGAAGGAGTACCTCCAGGCAACTATGGGAACTATGGGTATGCTAACAGTGGGTACAGTGCctgtgaagaagaaaatgagagactCACTGAAAGTCTGAGAAGCAAAGTAACTGCTATAAAATCT ctttccATTGAAATAGGCCATGAGgttaaacatcaaaataaattattagctGAAATG GATTCACAGTTTGATTCTACAACTGGATTTCTAGGTAAAACTATGGGAAAACTGAAGATTTTATCTAGAGGGAGCCAGACAAAGCTGTTGTGCTATATGATGCTGTTttcattgtttgtcttttttgtcatttattggATTATTAAACTGAGGTGA